From the Jilunia laotingensis genome, the window GATGCAAATGCCGGGAATCATACAAGAGCTGAAAGCCCGTTTCAGGGTCGGAAGTAAGGTTAAGTTCAGGATTGTACATAGGAGCAATCAACCCATGATTGGAACCGCCATAAATATTTCCCAATACAAGGTTCACTTTCGATAAAGCGAGTTGCGCCCTGAAATAAGGCAAAATATGTGTTCCGCGCTGATACTGGTTCCCTTTCCATGTAGCTATATCATGATAAGCATAATTAGGATACCTGTAAGCACCACTATAAATCAAGGCATGAACACCCAATTCGAGTTTTATATTTTTCAGCGGATAAAAAACTCCTTTCGGCTGCAACCACAATCCCGGCAAAGAATAGCCTTTCATTACAGTGCCCGCATACTCATTGTCTTTGAAAAAGCTGATATTGTCCAGCTCTACGGACAATTCCCCTACACGATTCGGATTGATTTCATAGTCGGTCTTGCAAACTCGGTCTTCCACTTGTGCCCGGACGGAAATATCCGCCATGAAAAACATCGTTACACAAAGTATCCATCTAATATATTTGCCGTATTTCATTTTAAAAAGATCAAAGTGATTGCATATCATTCAGCCGTTTATAATAACCATTCAATGCCAATAATTCTTCATGTTTTCCACGCTCTACGATTTCTCCTTCATAAAGGACACAGATTTCATCCGCATTCTTGATAGTGGAAAGCCGGTGTGCGATGGCAATAGTAGTGCGTGTCTTCATCAGTCTTTCGAGTGCCTCCTGTACCAGACGTTCGGACTCCGTATCCAGCGCAGAAGTCGCTTCGTCAAGGATCAGGATCGGAGGATTTTTCAAAATGGCCCGGGCAATGCTGATACGTTGCCGCTGACCACCGGAAAGTTTACTTCCCCGGTCACCGATATTCGTATTGTACCCCTCTTCTTTCTCCATGATAAAATCGTGAGCATTGGCAATCTTTGCAGCTTCCACCACCTGCTCCATCGTAGCATTTTCAACACCAAAAGCGATATTATTGAAGAATGTATCGTTGAAAAGGATAGCTTCCTGATTCACATTGCCGATCAAACTGCGCAGATCGGAAATGCGTACATCTTTAATACTGGTGCCATCGATCTTGATATCCCCCTCCTGCACATCGTGATAACGGGGCAACAAATCGACCAACGTGGATTTACCAGAACCGGACTGACCGACCAATGCAACCGTTTTCCCCTTAGGGATAGTCACATTGACACTTTTCAGCACCTCCCGCTTACCGTCATAACTGAATGAGATATTTTCAAACTCTATCTTATCATTCAATCCATTCAGTGGTTTAGGATTCGGCACCTCTTTGATCTTATTTTCAGCTTTCAATATTTTATCCACACGTTCCATAGAAGCCAATCCTTTAGGGATGTTATAGCCCGCTTTTGAGAACTCTTTCAAAGGATTGATCACACTATATAAAATGACCATGTAAAAGATGAAAGAAGGAGCATCGATACTTGAATTATGCCCTAAAATCAATGAGCCTCCAAACCACAGCACTATGACAATCAGGAGTGTACCCAAGAATTCGCTCATCGGATGTGCTAATGACTGTCTGATTGCCACCCGATTGGTAGCGTCCCGGTAATCATTGCTGCATTTTGTAAAGCGGTCGACCATCTTTTTCTCGGCAATAAAAGCCTTGATGATGCGAAGCCCACCTAACGTTTCCTCCAATTGTGACATGGTATCACTCCATTTCCCCTGTGCTTCCAAAGAGTCGCGTTTCAATTTCTTGCCTACCACTCCCATCAGCCATCCCATACCAGGCAAAACCAGAATAGTAAATAGAGTCAACTGCCAGCTTGTAATAATCAACGTAGTAAAGTAGAAAATTATCAGGATAGGATTCTTTATCAACATATCAAGCGAACTGGTAATAGAGTTTTCAACTTCCCCCACATCTCCACTCATACGTGCAATGATATCTCCTTTACGCTCTTCGGAGAAGAATCCTAAAGGCAAAGACATCACCTTCGAATAAACCATTATACGAATATCACGCACAACCCCTGTACGCAAAGGAACCATAATGGCAGAAGAAGCAAAATAACAGGATGTTTTCAGAAGAGTCATAAATGCAAGGAACAGCCCCAGAAAGAGCAATGCCAAAGACGGACCATTCTTTTCAATCATCTCCGTGACGAAATAATAGAAGTTATTCACAAGAACTTCTTTCATTCCTACACCAGAGTCCCAAGGTATGAACTCATAAACCTTATTATCCATCTTGAACAATATCTGAAGAATAGGAATAAGTAATGTAAACGAAAAGACATTTAGCACAGCCGATAAAACATTCAGCACGATAGCCCAACCTAAGTATTTTTTATAAGGCGACACAAAACGTCGCATGAGTTGAAAGAATTCCTTCATTGCTTGTCATTAAATGAATTAGGGTGCAAAGATAGAAGTTATTTCTTTAGGAAAGTTCTATTCCTTATAAATTAATGTGAAGGCTACAGTAAATAATAGCTTAACATTCAGCATGGGAACACAATAAATTCAAAAACAGAATCAAATAATTTGGTAGTATAACTTAAAAATATATATCTTCACACTCCCAAAACCTGAAAGAAAAAATGAATCCCAAAATTTATCTCATCTGCTTTGCAGATTCCAGACTTCAAAAATCGACCAACCGGCTAAAAGGTGAAGTCAGCAACTTCAAAATGATAGATGAAGTACATTTTTATGGAGAAGAGGATCTTGAACCTTCTTTCAAAAAGGACTTTCACCCCATCCATTATCGGCGTGGATACGGATACTGGAAATGGAAACCTTACTTTGTAAAAAGGATATTCGAGCAAATGAATCAAAATGATATCGTCATTTGGTCTGACGTTGGCAATGTGTTCAACATAAAAGGAGAACAGAGATTTCTGGAATATATCGATATGCTGTGCAAGAACGAAACCGGGATTCTATTCTTCCGCCAGGAAGGAAACATAGAAAGGTATTGGACAAAAGGAGACTTGTTCCGATTCTTCAATGTACAAGATAACCCAGCCTTTACAGATAGTTCTCAAGCGTGGGCAGGCTGTTTCATCCTCCGAAAAACAGCCATCTCTCAGGAGTTCGTCAACAGATGGTACGATGTTCACATGAACCATTATGACCTGACCACAGATAAGAGATCGCAATCTCCGAACCTACCCGGATTCAGAGAAAACAGGCATGATCAAAGCGTCTTTTCCTTATTAGTTAAATCCTACGACAGCATACAGATTTCGAGCAACGAAGTGTATTGTGGCGAAAGGACATGGGAACAAATGGAACCTTATCCGATATGGGGTGCCAGAAAAACAGAATACAAAAAGAACAGAATACTCAATCTTATATTGGATCCTTATAAATGGCTGCAACGCAAGTATATGGCAGCATTTGAAGATATGTACTTCAATAAAGAGTTCAAATGGTAACATTTTCGCAGCATGAGAGATAATTTAATTGATTCAATAAAGGCCTTTGCTATTATACTGGTCATTTTAGGGCACAGTATACAATTTAATATACCCGAAAATTTTGATTCCGATTATCTATTTAGGATTATTTATTCTTTCCATATGCCTTTATTCATGTTTATCAGCGGTTATGTAACCATATTTTCAAAAAAGCCAAATCTAAAATCCTTGGCACGAAAGGCAAAGACATTACTCCTACCATATTTGTCGTGGGCTTTTATCAATTATTTCATCTTTCATTATGGAATGTCATTCTATGAATATCAAAAAATGGTAATCAATGAACCAGACAACGCTTTATGGTTTCTCTATGTTTTATTTTTCTGTCATTTAACTTTTTATTTTCTAAATAAAATTCCATCTCATTTTGATACATGGATCGGAATAATTATTTCCATCCCTATCATGTTGCTCCCCTTCCATTCATTTGGGTTCAACCTATTCAAATGGTACTTTTTCTTTTTTATAATAGGAAGAGGAGTAAGTGAGTACAAAAATCATCTAAGAATCAAAAACTCACTCATTCTTATTTTATCAGTCCCTTTATTCTTTTTCCTAAGCTATTTTTGGCATAGAACAATGTTGCCCAATTTCTTTCTTGGAAAGCCAGTAAGCGCACTCATCTATAAATTGGCCGTACCCTGCTTAGGAATTATTAGTACATTTTCCATATTCAAAGCCATTAATATCCAATCTGACTTTTGGAGTAAAGTAATTGGCAGGAAAACACTCGAAATATATATTGCTCACTTTTTATTCATTTTCCCATGCGTATCAATTCTTAAAGGTCATATGAATACTTGGTTAGCAATAGTACTAACATGTATTATCAGTCTATTTTGTAGTCTCTTATTTGCAAAATTAGTCAAACAAAACAAGATATTATCACTATTTCTATTTGGGAAATAATATTCTATATTATAAGAATATTGGATGTTGAAACAAGTTTTTCCATACATACTCTGTCTCATCATCACACAAAATGACATACTTATTCGAGTCATCACCTAAAAGGGCACCATATTTGCCTAGTGTCCCTTTGCTAGTAATGCAATGTCTACAATGAGCAATAAGAAATAAATCCATATAACCTTTATCAGAGCCATTAATATCTATCACTTTAAAGTTATCGTTTAATGATAAATTGCTAATTAGCTCTTTTTCCACCCAACTTGGTTCATCAGAAAAGAAATAAAAGTAAGGTAATAACAATTTCTCTTCAAAAAATCGAACCGCTTTCTTGAAATAATCAAACGAAGCAGGCTTTCCATATGCATATACGTCAACCGAAAGGTCTCCACGTCGTACATGTACTGCTACAGGACAAATACAATCTTTGATCTCTTTACACAACTCCTCATTCGAATTGTCCAGTACCCCCGGAGTCATTTTGAATAACGATCGGAATGTTTTCAGCCAAATTTCAGGAGGCAAATGATAGTATCCCCCCAAATAAACAGGAGGGGTAAACTGTAAAAAAGAGAAATCATCAATTCTCGTTCCCGAATTATTCCCTCCAAAATAACACTTTCTTTTATAAAAATCAACTGCCATTTTGGACGCTTTATCGAAGTGAAGATATGGAAAAGCTTTTAAAAGATCAAAATTACGAACAAATTTTCGATTTAGATCACTTCCCCATTCTTGAAAAAAGGAGACATCAAAACATACCAGATAGCCTTTTTCAGCATAAAGCTGCCCTAACAGATATTGATGCATTTGGGAACAAATACCTCCATCCATTAACAATATGACTTCCGGATGTACAAATCCAAACTGCATCAACTTTTTATAAAAACTTCTTTTTAGTTTACCCATTAATCTTTCTAATATAATTCAAATTTTTCCTTGTTTCTTATAACGTATTATATTAAAATAACCAAGCCATGGAGAAATGCGATATATCGTAATAATCTTTCGCTCACGCCGAGACAACAGATTTTCCAAATCAGGATATAGTTTTAAATCCCTTACTAATCTCTTTAAATCATTACGAACATCTTCAAGATGATTCCAAGAAATGCTTGTGAATGTTGTCCGTATATGAAGTCGAGCCATTCCTCTTTCATATTTCTTATCTATACCTAACTTTTTAAAAAATTCTTCCAGCCAAACCTGATATGCTCTGTAATTCAAATATTTCTCATCATTTACATTCACGGTTATAGACGTCGGAACCCTATTATAATTCAAAATAGGTTTGTCAAAAGATACAACTTTGGGATCATGTACTAACAATTGAACCATCATAATCGCATCTTCGCCATAATAAATATGAGATACAGTCTCAACCGCATTATCTTGAAACAATGACCTCCTTTGGAAATTTGACCACACGCTACAATATGCCTGTTCATTTAATATTTCATCTAAATAATCAGTTCCTTTCAGTTCATCAAAAGCCAATGCTCCTGAAAAACGTTTAGGTTGTCCTGGATAACAAAAATAGAAAGGAGCAGCGACAATATCTGCATTTGTTTCTTCCGCTCTTTTTACCAAACACTCAATTGCATTTTCTAGCAATGTATCGTCACTGTCCAAGTGTTGTATATATTTTCCATTCGCGACCGATAATCCCGATCGTCGAGCTAAAGGCAAGCCCTCATTCGTTTTATTAATTACTACAACACGTGAATCAGCAGATGCATATTTTTCTACTAAATACTGACTTCCATCTGTACTTCCATCATTCACAACTATGATTTCAAGGTTTTTATAAGATTGATTTACAACACTTCCTATACATGCTTCAACATAATTTTCACTATTATAAACTGGTATAATAACAGATACCAACGGGCATGATCCATCCATATATTTTATCCTTTAATAAAGCATTTTCCTTAGTCTTACACACACAATTCATCCAATAACTCTATCCACCGTCTTCCAACTACGTCAATGGAATACTCTTCTGCCTTCTTCACGATATCATTTCTCATTTCCTGAAGCAATTCTGGATTCTTTATTAATTTCAATAAAGAATCAGCATAACGATCCAAATCAAAAGGAGGAATGAGAACTCCATTTTTACCTGAAGGAGAAAGAATATGATGTACACCTGCCGAACAGTCAAAAGCAATGGGTACAACTCCATTCGCTTGAGCTTCTGTAAGACATAATGGCCAACCTTCGAATGTGGAAACCAAACATAATATAGCAGCTTCTCTATAATAAGAACCAACATTATCCGAAAAGCCGACAAAGCGAACCCGTTCCAAACCTTCCAGTTTAACTTTCTTCTCTAATTTTTCTCGTTCTTCCCCATCGCCTACGAGAATCAATTCCCAATCGGGCAATTGATTAAAAATCTTCCGCCAAATATCAATCAATCTATCCACCCGTTTATCAACATAACTCATTCTCCCTACAAACAGAAGCTGCTGCTTCTTATCCCAATTGACTAATTTGACCTTGCGTTCCGAATTTGGAATAACTCTCAATTTGGTATCATGGGCATCCAAAGATAGTCTTCTTATTAATTCATCTTTATATGCATCACACAAAACAACATAACGGTCTGCTAATTGATAAGTCTCTTTATACATCGCTCTGATCTTCCGAAAGGCCTTCTTAAACCATACATATTTGGGATATGATATCAAATACCATTCCAATTTGGATATCCATGAAACCATCCCACGTCTTCGGGCACGATCTAATATAAGTTCAGCTTCCCAAAAGGGTATACTATGCAAAGCATATACATACTTGCAATGAGTCTTTTGTAATATATCATTAATAAAAAGCATACGCCTTCCTACTGAAACAAGAACATTTATATTCAATCTATTAACCGACTCAACAATCGCATCAGCATCGATTTTGGACTGTTCTACGTATCTTTCCGGCAATTCTATCACCTGTAGGTTCAAAGTAATTTCTGAAGACACTTTTTCCTTACAAAACTTCCCTGCAAAAACAAAAACATCATACCCCGCTGCAACAAGAAAATTAGCCACGTCTATAGTAACTCTCTCTCCCCCTCCTCCCGGAAATTCATCATGGATAAACGCTATTCTTCTCTTCTTCTGTTGCATAATCCCACATTTATTTGTTTAACTGTACAAAAATACATATTTTTGCTACATTATTCAAAATCCTCCTAAAATAATCTGTATATGAGGCCTAAACAGACAACTGTCATATTCGACTGTGAAAGAATGAGATATCCAAATACAGGCTTATATGTATTTGGTAAGGAGCTGGTCACAGCATTACAAAAAGAATCTTTTCAAAGGGGGAAGAAACTCATGATTTATGCCAGAAAAAGCACTGTTGATGATTGGGGGATTAATATTGAGCGTAAAAAAGTATTCAAATCTTTACATAAGCGTATATTATTAACTCCTAAAGATACTGGTCTATGGCATAGCCCCTTTCAGTTATCTCATTTTTTCCCAAAAGGAAAGAAGATATTACTAACCATCCATGACTTAAACTTCTTGTATGAATTGAATGCAAATGCACAAAAAGCAGAACTATTCAAATTGCAAAAGATTGTGGATAAGAGCGTTCATATCGTAGCCATTTCTCAATTTGTGAAGAATGACATCCTGAGCCATCTTGACACTAAAGGTAAAGAAGTTTCCGTCATTTACAACGGATGTTCTATATTTAATGGAAGACTACAAGAACCACCTATAAAGCCACAGAAAAAGTTCCTTTTCTCTGTCGGCACCGTTTTACCCAAAAAAAACTTTCATGTGCTTCCCTGCCTGCTTCAAGAAAACGACTATGAGCTAATTATAGCTGGGGTACGGAGCGAATACGAGAACAAAATTATAGAAGAAGCTCAAGAACTTGGAGTTTCAGAACGAGTTAAAATCATTGGTACTATTCCCGAGGCCGAAAAACACTGGTATTATAAGAATTGCGAAGCCTTTTTATTCCCATCTGTAGCCGAAGGATTCGGATTACCAGTTATAGAGGCTATGTACTATCAACGTCCTATTTTTTTATCATTACACACTTGCCTTCCCGAAATAGGTAGCCACTACGCATATTATTTTAATCGAGATTTTGATCGCAAAAAGATGCAAGAGGAATTCAAAGAAGGAATGAGAGATTTCTCTTCCGGAAATATGAATCAGGATGCTATGAAAGAACATGCTCTTGGTTTTTCATGGGCAAACGCAGCCAAACAATATTGGGATATTTATGAGCAATTGCTCTCTTAATACCAACTAGAAAGAAAGAAGAAGAACATATTGAATCAAATAGCATTTAACCTAACCAAAATTCTTAACTTTGCAAAAAATAAACAGCAATATGGATAATACGATCATTTTCGACTGTGAAAGAATGAAATACCCCAATACTGGGCTCTATTTCTTCTGCGACATGTTGGCTGAAGGTCTTTCTGAAGAATCACTAAAGCATGAAGAAAAATTAGCGTTCTATGTACCCAAAGGATTAAAGAACCGTTGGGGAGCTAAATATGCATATAAGATCGTTCATAAAATCCATAAACTTTTCATTCCTTGTAATTCCAATATCAAAGTCTGGCATACAACCTACCAGCTTTCATCCTATATTCCCAATAACAAAAAGTTAGTATTAACCATACACGATCTTAATTTCCTTTATGAAAAAAAGAAAAGCAAACAAGGTAAATGCTTAAGAAAACTACAACGGATTGTAGATAAAGCAGATTACATAGTCACTATATCCGAGACTACCCGTAAAGACTTATTAGAACACATTGATTTAAAAGGTAAACCTATTGAAGTAATCTACAACGGACGCAATGTCTACACTGGTGATTATGTACAACCGACAGAAGTACCTCAACGCCCATTCCTTTTTACAGTTGGAACCGTACTTCCCAAAAAAAACTTTCACGTATTGCCCTGCCTGCTAGAAGACAATGATTACGAGCTTATCATAGCAGGTGTCCGCTCGGAATATGAAGAACGGATTATGAAAGAAGCCGTAAAGTTTGGAGTGGAAGACCGTGTGAAAATCATCGGTACTATCCCCGAAGCGGAAAAGCATTGGTATTTGCTCCACTGCAAAGCTTTCCTATTCCCCTCTATTGCCGAAGGTTTTGGGCTTCCGGTTATTGAAGCCATGTATTACCAAAAGCCAATTTTCCTATCTGACCATACTTGTTTGCCTGAAATCGGTGGTGAATTTGCCTACTATTTCAACTCTGAATTCAATGAAGCACAAATGCAGGCAGAATTCAAACAAGGTATGGACGATTTTGAGAACGGAGGTATTGATAAGGAAAAGATGAAGGAACATGCCCTCAGATTTTCTTGGAAAACCGCTGCAAAAAGATATTGGGAAATATACCTGAAACTAATGAATGAGAAAGAATGTGTATAACACACAGAAATATCTTTATCCACTACTATTTTATCTACGGAGTACATATAGCGAAAACATAAATGGCAATTAATAAGGATATCCTTTGCAAAGATATTAAACTAAAAAATAAATGGTAAAAACATGGGGATGTTGTGAAGTGAAACATCCCCATGTTTTATGTCATAACATCCGGATGTTATTACGTAAAACATCCGGATGTTATGAATTTTAAATATAAACATTTAAAAAGTTAATCATTGAACAACAATCGATTAGAATACAATTTCCATAGCACTTAACAAGAATAGTCATTGCCCATTTTATGGACATCTCAAATATACACTATATCCAATGGTCCTTTATAGCTATATTGAACAAAAAATCATTTGTTTAATAAAACTCTTTTTTCTCTTTTTACATATATATTTAAGCCTGACATCCTCCAATTAAAATAATTTCCTTCATTTATGTCTAAGTTCACAGAAATTAATCTATATTTGTGGATATATAAATTTTAAATATATTTTTATGAAAAAAAGAAATTTATTTGGAGTATTAGGCTTAACATTAAGTTTTTGCTCATGTTCAAATCTGGAAGAATTACCTATTGACTCCTCTCCTACATCTAACGAAATAATAACGAGAACTGCAGGAGATGGAAAGTATGATATTTTAGGGCACGGGTATAACATTACAAGCGCGTATTTAGATCCTAAAGCTAGTGGAGCGCTTGTTCTAGATATAGATAAATTAAAAAATAGAAACTTAATATTAGAATATAAATTAGAAGAATCACAATCTCGCTATACATCAGGTAAAGACGTTTACGATTTCACATCTAACATGTCTTCATCACTAAAAATAGAACCGGAATTTTTGAAAGTTATAGCTGGCGCATCTTTAAATGTAGCTTTTGGAGGAAATAACACTTATACATCAGACTATTCATTTGCATATTTCACTCAAAAATATGTAGATAGTAGATTTAGAATAGCTGAATCAAATATAAACGTATTACGTGAATGTTTAACTCAGCAATTTAAAGATAGAATTTCATCTTATACACCAGCCCAAATTGTAGAAGTATATGGTACACATGTTTTAAAAGACATTTATGTGGGTGCTAAATTAGAGGTATATTATTCCTCTAAGTCTACTACAACTTCTAAAAAACAAAATGTCGATGCTGGCTTAGGAATGTCTCTTGTCAATATTTTCAAAATAGATGGTAAATTTAATTACGACAGTTCCTTGGCTACAAATAACAAGGAACAATCTTTATTTTACTCAACTGTGGGTGGCGATCCTATGGTCGGTTTAATAGGCTCCCTAAATCCAGAAACATACCCATCCGTAGATATTTCCAAATGGAATGCAACAGTAAGAAATGCAACTCCTAAATTTATTGATGTGGATGCCAATTCTAAATCATTTATACCAATCTATGAATTAGTAGCCGATCCTGCCAAAAGCCAGGAAATAAAAAATTACATTACTAGTTATACAAAAAATAAAGAACTAAAGTCGGTAACATTGTATCCAACGGGTGCAGGTATGCGTTCAGTATCAGGATTGGGACAATTAAATGATGGAGGAGGTGTAACTATTGCTGATATTGATGGGAATGGTAAACCAGATATGATACTTATGGGAATCGATGCTCCAGCTAAAGATAATTCATTTTGGTATAAAGTTTTATTCGATATAGATGAGAATGGATATTCTTCTAGGCAATCTAAACTTTACACACTGCCAGGAGTAGGCTGGGATAACGCTGGAGGTGGAGTAGCTATAGCAGATTTAAACAAAAACGGAAAGCCGGATATGATTTTACTTTGTGCAGATGATCCTAATAATGGCAATACAGCAAATGTCTGTTACCGCATTGCATATGATTTAAAATCGGATGGGAGTTATTCTTCAATTTCTTCACCAAAATGCATTCCAGGTTATGGCAGCCATTATCAAGGGGCTGATATTGATATTAATGATATAAATGGGAATGGAATTCCGGATTTGTTAGTAGCCGTTTATGATAATCCGAAAGACATGAATAGCTTTGTATACCAAATCGCATTTGACTTAGATCCCTCCGGAAACTATAAAAGTTTGTCACCTAGCTACGTAATTCCAGGAGTTGGATATGAAGGAGATGGTGCAGGCGTTGCAGTGGGCGATATTGACAGAAATGGGAAATTAGATATTATATTTATGGCCATTGATGCCCCTGCAGGAAGTGATACTTTTGTATACAGAATACTTCCTGATATAGATAAATATGGAGTTAGTTATTCACCATTATCTGATCAAATTGGTTTACCAACCAGCTTATCCCCTTGCCAGAAAGGTGCTGGAGGCGGATGTTGTTTATATGACATAGATAATAATGGATTCCTTGATGTTGTCTTCATGGCTATCAAAAATGACTCAAAGGGTATAGATAATACTTGGAGATACATTACAGGACATAATTTAAATAAGCAAGGTATCCCTATGCAGTGGAGATAAGGCAACTTATAAGAATGAACATATTACTGTAAAAACATCATTTCGCCAGCCGAAATACAAAGTAAGTGTTGGAATAAAAAAATGATCCCTCAAGCGTAAATGCAAAAACATCAACTCTTGAGGGATTTCAATTAAAAATCTGCTTCGATTAATTCGTATCGATTATTCCGGCTACCTAAAAGCATCTGTAAAGTGATCACCGTACTGAGCTGTGTTGTAAATAATTGACCACAATGTTGCCCATAATACCCCACGACCGTAATATTCATTATTCGTGGTAGTCGCCAAAGCATTATAAACCGGAGTCCATGTATTGGTATGTTGAGAATCGCCAAGGAAAATGACCCGTTTTTGCAAATCAATGGATAACGAACACCCATTACCGGCTACTTCCAGTACTTTCGTTGCGCTGCCAGGTGCATCGAAAGTTCCGCTTATCCCATCTCTATAAAACAGAGCATTAAAATCAATCTTTTGCAATGGATTGTAATTGCTGAATGGTCCGTTCTTAACAATATAGTTCCATACAGAGTCATTGGAGTGTGTAGTGACCCAAGTAGCCGATGTACCGCTGTTGCTTCTATATGTATATCCCCATGAGTTGAATTTTGCAAACAGAGCCTGATTGTCAGAAGCACTATTATCAAGGACAACAACAGCAAACCTGTTTTTCTTCGGGCTGTTTTCCAACCATGTAATCAAATTATCATAGTAACCAGAAGCCGCAGTGGCGTATCTTCCGGAAAAGAGAACATTCACATCATCAGGTATACTCGCACCCACTCCTGCACTATTGCTTTCATTATTCGGCAAGGTGGGAGTTACCGGAGTATAAACCACACCTTTCGGGCCAAAGAATGTTGCATAATTTCCGTAATTACGGAAAACACTGAGAATGCTATTTCCAAGCGCACCATAGCCTCCATAAAGGTTGGCGACATTAATCGTGATAGGCTTGAGCATCGTCCTAACGATAGCAAAACGGGATGTCACATCAGTCCCCACCAATGTTAACTTCACATGATATGTAATATCACGGTTTGCATCCTTGTACAATGTCTTGGGTAATTGAATCTTAAACTTAGTTCCCATCGCATAATCAGTACCCCACGGCATTTCAGTACCGGTTTCAC encodes:
- a CDS encoding glycosyltransferase family 4 protein, whose translation is MDNTIIFDCERMKYPNTGLYFFCDMLAEGLSEESLKHEEKLAFYVPKGLKNRWGAKYAYKIVHKIHKLFIPCNSNIKVWHTTYQLSSYIPNNKKLVLTIHDLNFLYEKKKSKQGKCLRKLQRIVDKADYIVTISETTRKDLLEHIDLKGKPIEVIYNGRNVYTGDYVQPTEVPQRPFLFTVGTVLPKKNFHVLPCLLEDNDYELIIAGVRSEYEERIMKEAVKFGVEDRVKIIGTIPEAEKHWYLLHCKAFLFPSIAEGFGLPVIEAMYYQKPIFLSDHTCLPEIGGEFAYYFNSEFNEAQMQAEFKQGMDDFENGGIDKEKMKEHALRFSWKTAAKRYWEIYLKLMNEKECV
- a CDS encoding FG-GAP-like repeat-containing protein, with amino-acid sequence MKKRNLFGVLGLTLSFCSCSNLEELPIDSSPTSNEIITRTAGDGKYDILGHGYNITSAYLDPKASGALVLDIDKLKNRNLILEYKLEESQSRYTSGKDVYDFTSNMSSSLKIEPEFLKVIAGASLNVAFGGNNTYTSDYSFAYFTQKYVDSRFRIAESNINVLRECLTQQFKDRISSYTPAQIVEVYGTHVLKDIYVGAKLEVYYSSKSTTTSKKQNVDAGLGMSLVNIFKIDGKFNYDSSLATNNKEQSLFYSTVGGDPMVGLIGSLNPETYPSVDISKWNATVRNATPKFIDVDANSKSFIPIYELVADPAKSQEIKNYITSYTKNKELKSVTLYPTGAGMRSVSGLGQLNDGGGVTIADIDGNGKPDMILMGIDAPAKDNSFWYKVLFDIDENGYSSRQSKLYTLPGVGWDNAGGGVAIADLNKNGKPDMILLCADDPNNGNTANVCYRIAYDLKSDGSYSSISSPKCIPGYGSHYQGADIDINDINGNGIPDLLVAVYDNPKDMNSFVYQIAFDLDPSGNYKSLSPSYVIPGVGYEGDGAGVAVGDIDRNGKLDIIFMAIDAPAGSDTFVYRILPDIDKYGVSYSPLSDQIGLPTSLSPCQKGAGGGCCLYDIDNNGFLDVVFMAIKNDSKGIDNTWRYITGHNLNKQGIPMQWR